Proteins from one Dama dama isolate Ldn47 chromosome 12, ASM3311817v1, whole genome shotgun sequence genomic window:
- the LOC133067143 gene encoding olfactory receptor 4A15-like, translating into MEQRNNVTEFVLLGLTQSVQGQRILFVVFLLIYLVMMMGNLLIILTVVFSPTLHVPMYFFLGYLSFLDGVYSTTVTPNMIIDLLCEKKTISFQACMIQLFIGHLFGGADRILLVVMAYDRYVAICKPLHYLTIMNKQVCILLLLLTLVGGFLHGVLHPLFVYNLRYCGPNVIDHFICDMYPLIKLACSDTYITVLTVLANDGAISLVIFTLLLISYGVILHSLKNVSQEGRHKALSTCGSHITVVLLFFVPSAFTYVRPPCTLPIDKYLTVFYTIVTPMLNPLIYTLRNGEMKNAMKKLWIRKGK; encoded by the coding sequence ATGGAACAAAGGAATAATGTAACTGAATTTGTTCTCTTGGGGCTCACACAGAGTGTCCAGGGTCAGAGAATATTGTTTGTTGTCTTCTTGCTCATCTACCTGGTGATGATGATGGGCAATCTACTCATTATCCTGACTGTGGTGTTCAGTCCAACTCTGCATGTCCCTATGTACTTCTTTCTTGGCTACTTATCATTTCTTGATGGTGTTTATTCTACAACAGTCACTCCAAATATGATTATAGACTTGCTGTGTGAAAAGAAAACCATTTCCTTCCAAGCTTGCATGATCCAACTTTTCATAGGGCACTTGTTTGGTGGTGCTGATAGAATACTCCTGGtggtcatggcctatgaccgctacgtggccatctgcaaaccctTGCATTATTTGACCATCATGAATAAGCAGGTTTGTATTCTGTTGCTGCTACTCACTTTGGTTGGTGGGTTTTTGCATGGGGTACTTCATCCTCTCTTTGTTTACAACCTTCGCTATTGTGGCCCCAATGTCATTGACCACTTCATCTGTGACATGTACCCCTTGATAAAACTTGCCTGCTCTGACACCTACATCACTGTCCTCACAGTGCTGGCCAATGACGGGGCAATCTCCTTGGTGATCTTTACGCTCTTACTCATCTCCTATGGGGTCATCCTGCACTCCCTAAAAAATGTTAGTCAGGAAGGGAGGCACAAAGCCTTGtccacctgtggctcccacatCACTGTGGTGCTCCTCTTCTTTGTGCCCTCTGCTTTTACGTATGTGAGACCCCCCTGTACTTTACCTATTGATAAATACTTGACTGTGTTTTATACCATTGTCACCCCTATGCTGAACCCTCTAATCTATACTCTGAGAAATGGTGAAATGAAAAATGCCATGAAAAAGCTCTGgatcagaaaaggaaagtga